The proteins below come from a single Piscinibacter gummiphilus genomic window:
- a CDS encoding HlyC/CorC family transporter has product MADPHPSRYPKGADKHAAHVDKRSLFERLIEFVSPGPDSKDELIETLADAEHRELIAPESRMMLEGVIRMADLTAGDAMVAAPRMDVLDIDSPYDELLEVVIDTGHSRFPVYEGKRENIIGTLMAKDLLKLQRAPELNLRTLLRPAVFVPESKGLNELLRDFRVNRNHLAMVIDEFGNTAGLITIEDVLEEIVGEIEDEFDDKNSETGIYTLADGSHRVAGDAEISAVNEAFVVSLPEDEFDTIGGLVAQALGRVPRRGESVPLGSLIFTVMLTRGGAVRWFKVTRAPEVAVGTDGA; this is encoded by the coding sequence ATGGCTGACCCTCACCCGAGTCGATACCCCAAGGGTGCTGACAAACACGCAGCTCACGTCGACAAGCGCAGCCTGTTCGAGCGCCTGATCGAATTTGTCTCCCCCGGCCCCGACTCGAAAGACGAACTGATCGAAACGCTGGCCGATGCCGAGCATCGCGAGCTGATCGCGCCCGAGTCGCGCATGATGCTCGAAGGCGTGATCCGCATGGCCGACCTCACGGCCGGCGACGCGATGGTCGCAGCACCGCGCATGGACGTGCTCGACATCGATTCCCCCTACGACGAGCTGCTCGAAGTCGTCATCGACACCGGCCACTCGCGCTTCCCCGTCTACGAGGGCAAGCGCGAGAACATCATCGGCACGCTGATGGCCAAAGACCTGCTCAAGCTGCAGCGTGCGCCCGAACTCAACCTGCGCACCCTCCTGCGCCCTGCGGTCTTCGTGCCCGAATCGAAGGGCCTGAACGAGCTGCTGCGCGACTTCCGCGTCAACCGCAACCACCTCGCGATGGTGATCGACGAGTTCGGCAACACCGCCGGCCTCATCACCATCGAGGACGTGCTGGAAGAGATCGTCGGCGAGATCGAAGACGAGTTCGACGACAAGAACAGCGAAACCGGCATCTACACGCTCGCCGACGGCAGCCACCGCGTGGCGGGCGATGCCGAGATCTCGGCCGTCAACGAGGCCTTCGTCGTCAGTCTGCCCGAAGACGAGTTCGACACCATCGGCGGCCTGGTCGCGCAGGCGCTCGGCCGCGTGCCGCGGCGTGGCGAGTCGGTGCCGCTGGGCAGCCTGATCTTCACCGTGATGCTCACCCGCGGCGGCGCGGTGCGCTGGTTCAAGGTCACACGGGCGCCGGAAGTCGCGGTGGGCACCGATGGTGCGTGA
- a CDS encoding HAMP domain-containing sensor histidine kinase yields MHRYSFRQLLLVAFLLIAALLSAASLRGLFTLEKLLRQSSDGARRAVAHTADAQLLAERTVAMERSARQYLVLEDPVLRQRFEEAGRDARDALKRLADNLVSANLAAEWQAHESGIEDQLKGTPADLREREASITNAFRELEGINDTIANQVRVTTEQRNQVLMSELEAGRAELGRQMLIAIVVAVLLAFVFGLWLARPLKRLEQAVIGLGENRLDQPIEIRGPSDVRLLGRRLEWLRLRLAELDSDKSRFLRHVSHELKTPLAALREGVSLLEEGVTGTLSDDQKEVARILRQNTALLQSQIEDLLRFNAAAFEARKLVRQRVELTGLLKGLVARQRLQWQARQLAVKVEGDALWAEVDPDKLGTALGNLLSNAIRFSPPGATIRLCVTRVPGRACIDIVDQGPGVAAVDRARVFEPFYRGERQPSDAVRGTGIGLSIVHEYITAHGGVVELQDDGPGAHFHIELPHAR; encoded by the coding sequence GTGCATCGCTACTCCTTCCGCCAGCTGCTGCTGGTCGCCTTCCTGTTGATCGCCGCGCTGCTGAGCGCCGCCTCGCTGCGCGGCCTCTTCACGCTCGAGAAGCTGCTGCGCCAGAGCAGCGACGGCGCGCGCCGTGCCGTCGCGCACACCGCCGACGCGCAGTTGCTGGCCGAGCGCACGGTGGCGATGGAGCGCTCTGCCCGCCAGTACCTCGTGCTCGAAGACCCGGTGCTGCGCCAGCGTTTCGAAGAAGCCGGCCGCGATGCGCGCGACGCGCTCAAGCGCCTGGCCGACAACCTCGTCTCGGCCAACCTCGCCGCCGAGTGGCAGGCACACGAGTCGGGCATCGAAGATCAGCTCAAGGGCACGCCAGCCGACCTGCGCGAGCGCGAGGCCTCGATCACCAATGCCTTCCGCGAACTCGAAGGCATCAACGACACCATCGCCAACCAGGTGCGCGTGACCACCGAGCAGCGCAACCAGGTGCTGATGAGCGAGCTGGAAGCCGGGCGCGCCGAGCTGGGGCGGCAGATGCTGATCGCGATCGTCGTCGCCGTGCTGCTGGCCTTCGTCTTCGGCCTCTGGCTCGCCCGGCCGCTCAAGCGACTGGAGCAGGCGGTGATCGGCCTGGGCGAGAACCGCCTCGACCAGCCGATCGAAATCCGCGGCCCGTCCGACGTGCGCCTGCTTGGCCGCCGGCTGGAGTGGCTGCGCCTGCGCCTGGCCGAACTCGATTCCGACAAGTCGCGCTTCCTGCGCCATGTGTCGCACGAGCTGAAGACGCCGTTGGCCGCGTTGCGCGAAGGGGTTTCTCTGCTGGAAGAGGGCGTGACCGGCACGCTCAGCGACGACCAGAAGGAGGTCGCGCGCATCCTGCGGCAGAACACGGCGCTGCTGCAGAGCCAGATCGAAGACCTCCTGCGCTTCAACGCCGCTGCGTTCGAAGCGCGCAAGCTCGTGCGCCAGCGGGTCGAGCTGACCGGCCTGCTGAAAGGCCTCGTCGCACGCCAGCGCCTGCAATGGCAGGCCCGCCAGCTGGCGGTGAAGGTCGAGGGCGACGCCCTCTGGGCCGAAGTCGACCCCGACAAGCTGGGAACGGCGCTCGGCAACCTGCTCTCCAACGCGATCAGGTTCAGTCCCCCGGGCGCTACCATCCGCCTCTGCGTGACCCGCGTGCCGGGTCGTGCCTGCATCGACATCGTCGACCAGGGCCCTGGTGTGGCCGCCGTTGACCGGGCCCGTGTGTTCGAGCCCTTTTACCGCGGCGAGCGGCAGCCGAGCGACGCGGTGCGCGGCACCGGCATCGGCCTGTCGATCGTGCACGAGTACATCACCGCGCATGGCGGTGTGGTCGAACTGCAGGACGACGGCCCCGGGGCCCACTTTCATATCGAATTGCCGCATGCGCGTTAA
- a CDS encoding SprT family zinc-dependent metalloprotease, translating to MTRGTPAPSTSQLSLFDEAPTPLEAAPLAVPAPRVEPPPALPAPPAVPIADVLAPAVFRHPNAQREIRLREHTVAYALRRARRKSIGFVVGMEGLSVAAPKWVGLGEIESALREKGDWILRKLAEQQERAQRLQAAKVDWRDGTGIPFLGETVIVVLDVRAGLTRGGAVLNADGDALPGVPRLTLHVGLPHTATPEQIRDVVQSWLQRQARRVFEERLTHFAQQLGVRYTRLSLSSAQTRWGSAGADGSIRLNWRLIHFAMPQIDYVVAHELAHLREMNHSPRFWDVVRSVMPDYEQVRSTLKDDVLPVFD from the coding sequence ATGACCCGTGGCACGCCGGCTCCATCGACCTCGCAGCTTTCGCTGTTCGATGAAGCGCCGACTCCGCTGGAGGCCGCGCCTCTCGCGGTGCCTGCACCCAGGGTCGAGCCGCCACCCGCCCTTCCTGCGCCGCCTGCCGTGCCCATCGCCGACGTGCTGGCCCCTGCCGTTTTCCGCCACCCCAACGCCCAGCGCGAGATCCGCCTGCGCGAGCACACCGTCGCCTATGCCTTGCGCCGTGCGCGCCGCAAGAGCATCGGCTTCGTCGTTGGCATGGAAGGCCTGAGCGTGGCCGCGCCCAAGTGGGTGGGCCTCGGCGAGATCGAATCGGCACTGCGCGAGAAGGGCGACTGGATCCTGCGCAAGCTCGCCGAGCAGCAGGAGCGTGCCCAGCGCCTGCAGGCCGCCAAGGTCGACTGGCGCGACGGCACCGGCATCCCCTTTCTCGGCGAGACCGTGATTGTCGTGCTCGATGTGCGCGCCGGCCTCACGCGTGGTGGCGCGGTGCTCAATGCCGATGGCGACGCGCTGCCCGGCGTGCCGCGCCTCACGCTGCACGTGGGCCTGCCGCACACCGCCACGCCGGAGCAGATCCGCGACGTGGTGCAGAGCTGGCTGCAGCGCCAGGCGCGGCGGGTGTTCGAGGAGCGTCTCACGCACTTCGCGCAGCAGCTCGGCGTCCGCTACACGCGGCTCTCGCTCTCGTCGGCACAGACGCGCTGGGGCAGCGCCGGGGCCGACGGCTCCATCCGCCTCAACTGGCGCCTGATCCATTTCGCGATGCCGCAGATCGACTACGTGGTCGCCCACGAGCTGGCCCACCTGCGCGAGATGAACCACAGCCCGCGCTTCTGGGATGTGGTGCGCTCGGTGATGCCCGACTACGAGCAGGTCCGCAGCACCCTCAAGGACGACGTGTTACCCGTGTTCGACTAA
- the glyQ gene encoding glycine--tRNA ligase subunit alpha has translation MLTFQQIILRLQDYWDRQGCALLQPYDMEVGAGTSHTATFLRALGPEPWKAAYVQPSRRPKDGRYGQNPNRLQHYYQYQVVLKPAPDNILDLYLGSLEALGFDLKSNDVRFVEDDWENPTLGCWGLGWEVWLNGMEVTQFTYFQQVGGIECKPITGEITYGLERLAMYLQGVDNVYNLKWTDTLSYGDVYLQNEIEQSTYNFEHSDVDFLLQAFAAHEKQAKYLMEQQLALPAYEQVLKAGHTFNLLDARGAISVTERAAYIGRIRNISRSVAQSYLDSRARLGFPMAPKAWADEVIAKLKKDDEKKAA, from the coding sequence ATGCTGACCTTCCAGCAAATCATCCTGCGCCTGCAAGACTACTGGGACCGCCAGGGCTGCGCCCTGCTGCAGCCCTACGACATGGAAGTCGGAGCCGGCACCAGCCACACCGCCACCTTCCTGCGCGCGCTCGGCCCCGAGCCCTGGAAGGCCGCCTACGTGCAGCCCAGCCGCCGCCCGAAAGACGGCCGCTATGGCCAGAACCCCAACCGCCTGCAGCACTACTACCAGTACCAGGTGGTGCTCAAGCCCGCGCCCGACAACATCCTCGACCTCTACCTCGGCTCGCTCGAAGCGCTCGGCTTCGACCTGAAGAGCAACGACGTGCGCTTCGTCGAAGACGACTGGGAGAACCCCACGCTCGGCTGCTGGGGCCTGGGCTGGGAGGTGTGGCTCAACGGCATGGAGGTCACGCAGTTCACCTACTTCCAGCAGGTCGGTGGCATCGAGTGCAAGCCCATCACCGGCGAGATCACCTACGGCCTGGAGCGCCTCGCCATGTACCTGCAGGGCGTCGACAACGTCTACAACCTCAAGTGGACAGACACGCTCAGCTACGGCGACGTGTACCTGCAAAACGAGATCGAGCAGAGCACCTACAACTTCGAGCACTCCGACGTCGACTTCCTGCTGCAGGCCTTCGCCGCGCACGAGAAGCAGGCCAAGTATTTGATGGAGCAGCAGCTCGCGCTGCCCGCCTACGAGCAGGTGCTCAAGGCCGGCCACACCTTCAACCTGCTCGATGCGCGTGGCGCGATCAGCGTCACCGAGCGCGCGGCCTACATCGGCCGCATCCGCAACATCTCGCGCAGCGTGGCGCAGAGCTACCTCGACAGCCGGGCCCGCCTGGGCTTTCCGATGGCACCGAAAGCTTGGGCCGATGAGGTCATCGCCAAGCTCAAGAAAGACGACGAGAAGAAGGCCGCCTGA
- the lnt gene encoding apolipoprotein N-acyltransferase: protein MVRDRSPRAPAPGAGRRKGLRSSGSDALLLGLDILLAGLLGAGHALPTAYPAVWWLQLLCVAGLAWQVSRASPRRAALVAWVFAIAWGSTGTWWLYISMHQYGGLPSWMAALAVLALNAVLGLYLAVVMAVFARLRRHRPLLDALLFGACWLLAELARGVIFTGFPWAASGYAHIESPVANLAPWIGVYGVGFVCAALGAGLVLGMRITGRGGAGAVLGLGVSVTALVALALIKPVPFTRPTSTLTLTLLQSNVPQDQKFAETTLPQTLEWAQRQLLAAKGQLVIGPETVVPLLPEQLPTNYWKPLALHFQGEQAALIGRPLGSFEAGYTNSVVGLSRDTLKWPGGYYRYDKHHLVPFGEFIPTGFRWFTEMMNIPLGDFSRGLRVPPSFAFKGERIAPNICYEDLFGEELAARFAQMDEAPTIFANISNIAWFGDTIAVNQHLGISRMRALEFQRPMVRATNTGATVVIDHHGVVTHALPYFTQGVLEAQVEGRQGLTPYAWWASRYGLWPLLALAIVLMLMTLPLRRKE from the coding sequence ATGGTGCGTGACCGCTCGCCCCGCGCCCCGGCACCTGGCGCGGGCCGGCGCAAGGGCCTTCGCAGTTCCGGCTCCGACGCCCTGCTGCTGGGCCTCGACATCCTGCTCGCCGGCCTGCTCGGTGCGGGCCATGCCCTGCCCACGGCGTACCCGGCCGTCTGGTGGCTGCAGCTGCTCTGCGTGGCCGGCCTCGCCTGGCAGGTGAGCCGCGCGAGCCCGCGCCGTGCCGCCCTCGTGGCCTGGGTGTTCGCCATCGCCTGGGGCTCGACGGGCACCTGGTGGCTCTACATCAGCATGCACCAGTACGGCGGGCTGCCGTCGTGGATGGCGGCCCTGGCCGTGCTGGCACTCAATGCGGTGCTGGGTCTGTACCTGGCCGTCGTGATGGCGGTCTTCGCCAGGCTGCGCCGCCATCGGCCGCTGCTTGACGCCCTGCTCTTCGGCGCCTGCTGGCTGCTGGCCGAGCTGGCGCGTGGCGTGATCTTCACCGGCTTCCCCTGGGCCGCCTCGGGCTACGCCCACATCGAAAGCCCGGTGGCAAATCTTGCGCCGTGGATCGGTGTCTACGGCGTGGGCTTCGTCTGCGCTGCATTGGGCGCTGGCCTGGTGCTGGGCATGCGCATCACGGGCCGCGGCGGTGCCGGTGCGGTGCTGGGCCTCGGTGTGAGCGTGACGGCGCTGGTGGCGCTCGCGCTCATCAAGCCGGTGCCCTTCACCCGCCCGACCAGCACCCTCACCCTCACGCTGCTGCAGAGCAACGTGCCGCAAGACCAGAAGTTCGCCGAGACCACCCTCCCGCAGACGCTGGAATGGGCGCAGCGCCAGCTGCTCGCGGCCAAGGGTCAGCTGGTGATCGGCCCCGAGACGGTGGTGCCGTTGCTGCCCGAGCAGCTGCCGACCAACTACTGGAAGCCGCTCGCGCTGCACTTCCAGGGCGAGCAGGCCGCCTTGATCGGGCGCCCGCTCGGCAGCTTCGAGGCGGGCTACACCAACTCGGTGGTCGGCCTCTCGCGCGACACGCTCAAGTGGCCCGGCGGCTACTACCGCTACGACAAGCACCACCTGGTGCCCTTCGGCGAGTTCATTCCCACCGGCTTTCGCTGGTTCACCGAGATGATGAACATCCCGCTCGGTGACTTCAGCCGCGGCCTGCGTGTGCCGCCCTCGTTCGCCTTCAAGGGCGAGCGCATCGCGCCCAACATCTGCTACGAAGACTTGTTCGGCGAAGAGCTGGCGGCGCGCTTCGCCCAGATGGACGAAGCGCCCACCATCTTCGCCAACATCAGCAACATCGCCTGGTTCGGCGACACCATCGCCGTCAACCAGCACCTCGGCATCTCGCGCATGCGCGCGCTCGAGTTCCAGCGGCCGATGGTGCGCGCCACCAACACCGGCGCCACGGTGGTGATCGACCACCACGGCGTCGTGACGCACGCGTTGCCCTACTTCACCCAGGGCGTGCTCGAAGCACAGGTCGAAGGCCGGCAAGGGCTGACGCCGTATGCGTGGTGGGCGTCGCGCTATGGCCTCTGGCCGCTGCTGGCGCTGGCGATCGTGCTGATGCTCATGACGCTGCCCCTGCGCCGCAAAGAGTGA
- a CDS encoding sigma 54-interacting transcriptional regulator: MANLLLVDDDPDLLKLLSMRLTAAGHRVTSVESAEAALTQLAVARPQLVVSDVQLPGRDGLALFDEIHSRHPALPVILLTAHGTIPDAVDATARGVFSYLTKPFDGKALLDKVNEALALAAPAVDTATGNDGWRESIVSRSNRMAELLSEAKMVAASDASVLIRGESGSGKELLAQAIHRASPRAAKPFVAVNCSAIPEALLESELFGHVKGSFTGAVTNHTGLFVAADGGSLFLDEIGDMPPALQVKLLRVLQERSVRPVGATQSVPVDVRILSATHRDLDALMAQGQFREDLYYRLNVVSLHLPTLGERREDIPLLANHFLSKLTAKYDKRLTGFAPDAMKALTTAPWPGNVRQLHNVVEQVCALTTTPLIPLTLVQRALRVPSVEVLTYAQARERFERDYLVGLLKLTDGNAADAARLADRNRTEFYRLLQRHGLTPGQFKAEPPVAE; encoded by the coding sequence ATGGCCAACCTGCTCCTGGTGGACGACGACCCCGACCTGCTGAAGCTGCTGTCGATGCGGCTCACGGCGGCGGGCCACCGCGTCACCTCGGTCGAGTCGGCCGAAGCCGCGCTCACGCAACTGGCCGTGGCGCGCCCGCAGCTCGTGGTGAGCGACGTGCAACTGCCCGGGCGCGACGGCCTCGCGCTCTTCGACGAGATCCACTCGCGCCACCCGGCGCTGCCGGTGATCCTGCTCACGGCGCACGGCACGATTCCCGACGCAGTCGACGCCACGGCACGCGGCGTCTTCAGCTACCTCACCAAGCCGTTCGACGGCAAGGCCTTGCTCGACAAGGTCAACGAAGCGCTCGCCCTCGCCGCCCCGGCCGTCGACACCGCGACCGGCAACGACGGATGGCGCGAGTCCATCGTCAGCCGCTCCAACCGCATGGCCGAGCTGCTGTCGGAGGCGAAGATGGTGGCCGCGTCCGACGCCAGCGTGCTCATCCGCGGCGAGAGCGGCAGCGGCAAGGAGCTCCTGGCGCAGGCCATCCACCGCGCGAGCCCGCGCGCGGCCAAGCCCTTCGTCGCCGTCAACTGCAGCGCCATCCCCGAGGCGCTGCTCGAGTCCGAACTCTTCGGCCATGTGAAGGGCTCCTTCACCGGCGCGGTCACGAACCACACCGGCCTCTTCGTCGCCGCCGACGGGGGCTCGCTCTTCCTCGACGAGATCGGCGACATGCCGCCCGCCCTGCAGGTGAAGCTCTTGCGCGTGCTGCAGGAGCGCTCGGTGCGCCCGGTGGGGGCGACGCAGTCGGTGCCGGTCGACGTGCGCATCCTCTCGGCCACGCACCGCGACCTGGATGCGCTGATGGCGCAGGGCCAGTTCCGCGAAGACCTGTACTACCGGCTCAACGTCGTCTCGCTGCACCTGCCCACGCTGGGCGAGCGGCGCGAAGACATCCCGCTGCTGGCCAACCACTTCCTGTCGAAGCTCACGGCCAAGTACGACAAGCGCCTCACCGGCTTCGCGCCCGATGCGATGAAGGCGCTCACCACGGCGCCCTGGCCCGGCAACGTGCGTCAGCTGCACAACGTGGTCGAGCAGGTCTGTGCGCTGACCACCACGCCGCTGATCCCGCTGACGCTCGTGCAGCGTGCACTGCGCGTGCCGAGCGTGGAAGTGCTCACCTATGCGCAGGCGCGCGAGCGTTTCGAGCGCGACTACCTGGTGGGGCTCTTGAAGCTCACCGACGGCAACGCGGCCGACGCCGCGCGGCTGGCCGACCGCAACCGCACCGAGTTCTACCGGCTGCTGCAGCGGCACGGGCTGACCCCGGGTCAGTTCAAGGCCGAGCCGCCTGTCGCTGAGTAG
- the gmhB gene encoding D-glycero-beta-D-manno-heptose 1,7-bisphosphate 7-phosphatase, whose protein sequence is MNLIILDRDGTINEDRDDFVKSVDEWVPLPGALEAIARLNQAGWQTVIATNQSGLGRGLFDMAALNAMHTKMNAALARVGGRIGAVFFCPHAPEDQCGCRKPLPGLYEQIGERYGVDLRKVPVVGDSARDLEAAVAAGCPPHLVRTGKGAALGDAQIALLEQQIPELQVHADLAAFAEYMIQRERTARTGKVDSGFGRLD, encoded by the coding sequence ATGAACCTCATCATCCTCGACCGCGACGGCACCATCAACGAGGACCGTGACGACTTCGTCAAGTCGGTCGACGAGTGGGTGCCGCTGCCGGGCGCGCTCGAGGCCATCGCGCGGCTCAACCAGGCCGGCTGGCAGACCGTGATCGCCACCAACCAATCGGGCCTCGGCCGCGGCCTCTTCGACATGGCGGCCCTGAACGCAATGCACACCAAGATGAATGCCGCGCTCGCGCGTGTGGGCGGCCGCATCGGCGCGGTCTTCTTTTGCCCGCACGCCCCAGAAGACCAATGCGGCTGCCGCAAGCCGCTCCCGGGCCTGTATGAACAGATCGGCGAGCGCTACGGCGTCGACCTGCGCAAGGTGCCGGTCGTGGGCGACTCGGCCCGCGACCTCGAAGCCGCCGTCGCGGCCGGCTGCCCGCCGCACCTCGTGCGCACCGGCAAGGGCGCGGCGCTCGGCGACGCGCAGATCGCGTTGCTGGAGCAGCAGATCCCCGAGCTCCAGGTGCACGCCGATCTCGCGGCCTTCGCCGAATACATGATCCAGCGCGAGCGCACGGCGCGCACCGGCAAGGTCGATTCCGGCTTCGGGAGGCTCGACTGA
- a CDS encoding lysophospholipid acyltransferase family protein yields MRTLWYALRSAFFVLWMAVTVIPWAIAVIIYSAFVRGDKMYWACAGWLMQSMWICRVVCGVKPRVTGMENLPDTGVILLPKHQSTWETFFFPSLMPHPLAYVFKRELLYIPFFGWAMARMDMIHIDRSKRNEAWSKVAEQGKRLMDAGNWVIMFPEGTRAARGQKGTYKAGGTRLACSTGRPVVPIAVTSARCWPRKSFLLRPGIVDVSIGKPIPSEGREPDELMREVEAWIETEMRRLDPEAYPGQSAGT; encoded by the coding sequence ATGCGCACCCTCTGGTATGCGTTGCGCTCGGCCTTCTTCGTGCTGTGGATGGCGGTGACGGTCATCCCGTGGGCCATCGCGGTCATCATCTATTCGGCCTTCGTGCGCGGCGACAAGATGTACTGGGCCTGCGCTGGCTGGCTGATGCAGTCGATGTGGATCTGCCGCGTGGTCTGCGGCGTGAAGCCGCGCGTCACCGGCATGGAGAACCTGCCCGACACCGGCGTGATCCTGCTGCCCAAGCACCAGTCGACGTGGGAGACCTTCTTCTTCCCCTCGCTGATGCCGCACCCGCTCGCCTACGTGTTCAAGCGCGAGCTGCTCTACATCCCCTTCTTCGGCTGGGCGATGGCGCGCATGGACATGATCCACATCGACCGCAGCAAGCGCAACGAGGCGTGGAGCAAGGTGGCCGAGCAAGGCAAGCGGCTGATGGACGCGGGCAACTGGGTCATCATGTTTCCCGAAGGCACGCGCGCCGCGCGCGGCCAGAAGGGCACCTACAAGGCGGGCGGGACGCGCCTCGCCTGTTCGACCGGCCGGCCGGTGGTGCCCATCGCGGTGACCTCCGCGCGCTGCTGGCCGCGCAAGTCCTTCCTGCTGCGGCCGGGCATCGTCGACGTGTCGATCGGCAAGCCCATTCCGTCCGAGGGCCGCGAGCCCGACGAGCTGATGCGCGAGGTCGAGGCGTGGATCGAGACCGAGATGCGCCGGCTCGATCCGGAAGCGTATCCAGGCCAGAGCGCCGGAACCTAG
- the glyS gene encoding glycine--tRNA ligase subunit beta yields MTTKNLLVELFVEELPPKDLKKFGASFSSVLADSLKANGLSTEHSAVTSYASPRRLAVHISAVRVQADDKAVSLKLVPVSVGLTADGQPTPALLKKLSSVGADASVVPQLRRQVDGKAEALFFDSTAKGMTLAAALQEALDKALAQLPIRKVMQYQLADGWSSVNFVRPAHGLVALHGADVVPVSVLGLSAGRATHGHRFEAKVDPVVVQDADHYAKQLEEQGAVLASFEHRHAEIVRQLQHEAGRLGLTPIDDPVLLDEVTALVERPNVLLCEFEKEFLDVPQECLILTMKANQKYFPLLDSHGKLTNKFLIVSNIRPEDPGRVIGGNERVVRPRLADAKFFFDQDRKKTLASRVPGLAKVVYHGKLGTQGERAERVQAIGHAIVNLLRLSTVPYSVDDKDHFDVLDSKVREAAQLAKADLLTDMVGEFPELQGVMGGYYARHEGLRDGVAIAIEDHYKPRFAGDSLPRNHTGTVLALADKLETLVGLFGIGQLPTGDKDPFALRRHALGVIRILIEKHLHLSVEELAKAAVPAFGTLIDDPTDALATFIYERLAGTLREQGYSAHEVDAVLALRPAPSEVPKRLAAVRAFASLPESASLAAANKRVGNILKKAEGTVEAKVDAALLQEPAEAALYEALQKVKPKADAAFDAGDQTASLQALAALKEPVDAFFDKVMVNAEDAALRANRLGLLATLHAAMNRVADLSRLAT; encoded by the coding sequence ATGACCACCAAGAACCTGCTGGTCGAACTCTTCGTCGAAGAGCTGCCGCCGAAAGACCTGAAGAAGTTCGGGGCCTCGTTCTCGTCGGTGCTCGCCGACAGCCTGAAGGCCAACGGCCTCAGCACCGAGCATTCGGCCGTCACCTCCTATGCATCGCCACGCCGTCTTGCCGTGCACATCAGCGCGGTGCGGGTGCAGGCGGACGACAAGGCGGTGTCGCTCAAGCTCGTGCCGGTCAGCGTAGGCCTCACCGCCGATGGCCAGCCGACACCGGCCTTGCTCAAGAAGCTTTCAAGTGTCGGAGCCGACGCTTCGGTCGTGCCGCAGCTGCGCCGCCAGGTTGATGGCAAGGCCGAAGCGCTCTTCTTCGACAGCACCGCCAAGGGCATGACGCTCGCCGCCGCGCTGCAGGAAGCGCTAGACAAGGCACTCGCCCAGTTGCCCATCCGCAAGGTCATGCAGTACCAGCTGGCCGACGGATGGAGCAGCGTGAACTTCGTCCGCCCCGCCCACGGGCTCGTCGCGCTGCACGGCGCCGATGTGGTGCCGGTGAGCGTGCTCGGCCTCAGCGCCGGCCGTGCGACCCACGGCCACCGCTTCGAGGCGAAGGTCGACCCGGTGGTGGTGCAGGACGCCGACCACTACGCGAAGCAGCTCGAAGAGCAGGGCGCGGTGCTCGCGAGCTTCGAACACCGCCACGCCGAGATCGTGCGCCAGCTGCAGCACGAGGCGGGCAGGCTGGGGCTGACCCCCATCGACGACCCGGTCTTGCTCGATGAAGTCACCGCGCTGGTCGAGCGGCCCAACGTGCTGCTGTGCGAGTTCGAGAAAGAGTTCCTCGATGTGCCGCAGGAATGCCTCATCCTCACGATGAAGGCCAACCAGAAGTACTTCCCGCTGCTCGATTCGCACGGCAAGCTGACCAACAAGTTCCTCATCGTCAGCAACATCCGCCCCGAAGACCCGGGCCGCGTGATCGGCGGCAACGAGCGCGTGGTGCGCCCGCGTCTGGCCGACGCCAAGTTCTTCTTCGACCAGGACCGCAAGAAGACGCTCGCCTCGCGCGTGCCCGGCCTGGCCAAGGTGGTCTACCACGGCAAGCTGGGAACGCAAGGCGAACGCGCCGAGCGTGTGCAGGCCATCGGCCACGCGATCGTCAACCTGCTGCGCCTGTCCACCGTGCCGTACTCGGTCGACGACAAGGACCACTTCGACGTGCTCGACAGCAAGGTGCGCGAAGCCGCGCAGCTGGCCAAGGCCGATCTGCTGACCGACATGGTGGGCGAGTTCCCCGAGCTGCAAGGCGTGATGGGCGGCTACTACGCCCGCCACGAAGGCCTGCGCGACGGCGTGGCCATCGCGATCGAAGACCACTACAAGCCGCGCTTCGCGGGCGACTCGCTGCCGCGCAACCACACCGGCACCGTGCTCGCACTGGCCGACAAGCTGGAGACGCTCGTCGGTCTCTTCGGCATCGGCCAGCTGCCCACCGGCGACAAGGACCCGTTCGCCTTGCGTCGCCATGCGCTCGGGGTCATCCGCATCCTGATCGAAAAGCACCTGCATCTGTCGGTGGAAGAACTGGCCAAGGCGGCGGTGCCGGCCTTCGGCACGCTGATCGACGACCCGACCGATGCGCTCGCCACCTTCATCTACGAGCGCCTCGCCGGCACGCTGCGCGAGCAGGGCTACAGCGCGCACGAGGTCGACGCAGTGCTGGCGCTGCGCCCCGCACCGAGCGAGGTGCCCAAGCGCCTGGCGGCGGTGCGCGCGTTTGCCTCGCTGCCCGAATCGGCTTCGCTTGCCGCCGCGAACAAGCGCGTGGGCAACATCCTGAAGAAGGCCGAAGGCACGGTCGAGGCCAAGGTCGACGCTGCGCTCCTGCAGGAGCCGGCCGAGGCGGCGCTGTACGAGGCGCTGCAGAAGGTGAAACCGAAAGCCGATGCCGCGTTCGACGCGGGGGATCAGACCGCGTCGTTGCAGGCCCTGGCGGCGCTCAAGGAGCCGGTCGATGCCTTCTTCGACAAGGTGATGGTCAACGCGGAAGACGCCGCGCTGCGGGCCAACCGTCTCGGCCTGCTCGCCACCCTGCACGCGGCCATGAACCGCGTCGCCGACCTGTCCCGATTGGCCACGTGA